Proteins encoded in a region of the Pseudomonas syringae KCTC 12500 genome:
- a CDS encoding J domain-containing protein: MQRTPTHYELLSVARDASPEQIKKAYRKLAQKLHPDRNPDPYASEMMGVVNASHDVLADPSRRAAYDAQLAANEHKARMDAARRKQAHAARGQAVHVYAATSAATAAAPSQAARSGPAPKSSSYASASPSRDKRRRSAWRWALLFVVFCAGGAWMGYDPGAGKSFVPSEPAPVAQTWVKPAPATPAAPVEEPVASPAKSVDAAASECGVPALDPMGAPWPDKAGYVKDMPVLKDNGWSQITVDNSAGESAVYAKVTDAVGRRAFRHAFVPAGAVFTFAKMDPGLYLLKYKMMSTGCAFASGRILLEETPMGSQIKSSAYKLTLRKLQNRSVPFARLKDDQF; the protein is encoded by the coding sequence ATGCAGAGAACGCCTACGCATTACGAGCTGCTGAGTGTCGCTCGCGATGCCTCTCCTGAGCAGATCAAGAAGGCTTATCGCAAGCTGGCGCAGAAGCTGCACCCGGACAGGAATCCAGATCCTTACGCCTCGGAGATGATGGGCGTCGTCAACGCGTCTCACGATGTGTTGGCTGACCCTTCGCGGCGTGCGGCTTATGATGCGCAGCTCGCTGCCAATGAGCACAAGGCGCGTATGGACGCTGCGCGGCGCAAGCAGGCGCATGCAGCGCGTGGGCAGGCGGTGCATGTGTATGCAGCCACTTCTGCAGCCACCGCTGCTGCGCCGTCTCAGGCGGCTCGTTCCGGGCCGGCGCCCAAGTCTTCTTCCTATGCTTCGGCATCTCCTTCCCGTGACAAGCGTCGTCGCAGTGCGTGGCGTTGGGCGCTGTTGTTTGTGGTGTTCTGCGCGGGTGGCGCGTGGATGGGCTACGACCCGGGTGCAGGCAAGTCGTTTGTGCCGTCCGAGCCTGCACCGGTTGCGCAGACGTGGGTCAAGCCCGCACCTGCGACGCCTGCCGCGCCGGTCGAGGAGCCTGTAGCTAGCCCGGCCAAATCGGTGGATGCGGCGGCGTCCGAGTGTGGTGTGCCGGCGCTTGATCCGATGGGCGCGCCGTGGCCGGACAAGGCGGGCTATGTGAAGGACATGCCGGTGCTCAAGGACAACGGTTGGTCGCAGATCACTGTGGATAACTCGGCGGGCGAGTCGGCGGTGTATGCCAAGGTCACGGATGCGGTGGGGCGCAGGGCGTTTCGGCATGCGTTTGTGCCGGCCGGGGCGGTGTTTACGTTCGCCAAGATGGACCCGGGGCTGTACCTGCTCAAGTACAAGATGATGAGTACCGGCTGCGCCTTTGCCTCGGGGCGGATTTTGCTGGAGGAGACGCCGATGGGCAGTCAGATCAAGTCCAGTGCCTACAAGCTGACGTTGCGCAAGCTGCAGAACCGCAGTGTGCCGTTTGCGCGGTTGAAGGATGATCAGTTTTAG
- a CDS encoding DUF6124 family protein, whose protein sequence is MVKVTPDPPNKQSSSAPVFDKAVVKRAMECYLPISRPAKEPHDSKFDFISLEATLVHALDFLRCASATAHELGDELTGSQRDLAFASMHMLEMAKVMVERSLECVEEV, encoded by the coding sequence ATGGTCAAAGTAACCCCCGATCCGCCCAACAAACAGTCCAGCAGCGCACCGGTCTTTGACAAGGCTGTGGTCAAGCGCGCCATGGAGTGTTACCTGCCAATCTCCCGACCGGCCAAGGAACCCCACGACAGCAAGTTCGACTTCATCAGCCTGGAAGCCACCCTGGTGCACGCGCTGGATTTCCTGCGCTGCGCATCGGCCACCGCTCACGAACTCGGTGATGAACTGACCGGTTCGCAGCGCGATCTGGCGTTCGCCTCCATGCACATGCTGGAAATGGCCAAAGTCATGGTCGAGCGCTCGCTGGAGTGTGTCGAAGAGGTCTGA
- a CDS encoding methyltransferase produces the protein MKGAGVDPASTLPHEAATMPSEPPLQDEHLDSHFGALDSFLFAHQALWRPKPFTHLALPWEDKYPDLAHWLRQRTLEQGEAAHNHPEHLDAPFPFKQLAAEAVALSHVAELPVHALQPVEARMSVDVPGRKWQQIEAFASHLDMRDSTTHWLDWCAGKGHLGRRLTGPGQRLTCLEHDPALIEAGLALSTRQGIDARHVQHDVMADDTWRYLQPEHTPVALHACGDLHIQLMELASQTGCRRMAIAPCCYNRTRHDLYQALSSDGKASGLKLSRDELGLPLSETVTAGARVRRQRDISMARRLGFDLLQRRLRGINDYLPTPSLPTSWLDASYADYCNHLAKLKHLPAPGQQDWAALETAGWKRLAEVRNLELVRDLFRRPLEMWLVLDRAMYVREQGYSVSVGTFCDSRITPRNLLILARKS, from the coding sequence ATGAAAGGTGCTGGCGTCGATCCAGCCAGCACCTTGCCCCACGAGGCCGCCACCATGCCCTCTGAACCTCCCTTGCAGGATGAACACCTCGACAGCCACTTCGGTGCGCTGGACAGCTTCCTGTTCGCGCATCAGGCCTTGTGGCGGCCCAAGCCGTTCACGCACCTGGCCCTGCCGTGGGAAGACAAATACCCGGACCTCGCGCACTGGCTGCGGCAACGCACGCTGGAACAGGGCGAGGCCGCGCACAACCACCCGGAACACCTCGACGCGCCCTTCCCGTTCAAGCAACTGGCCGCCGAAGCCGTCGCGCTGAGCCACGTCGCCGAACTGCCCGTGCATGCCCTGCAGCCGGTTGAAGCGCGCATGAGTGTCGATGTGCCAGGGCGCAAGTGGCAGCAGATCGAAGCCTTCGCCAGCCATCTGGACATGCGTGACAGCACAACTCACTGGCTGGACTGGTGCGCAGGCAAAGGCCATCTGGGGCGCCGCCTGACCGGGCCCGGCCAGCGTCTGACCTGTCTGGAGCACGACCCGGCGCTGATCGAAGCAGGCCTGGCCCTGAGCACGCGGCAAGGCATCGACGCCAGACATGTGCAGCATGATGTCATGGCCGACGACACGTGGCGCTACCTGCAACCCGAACACACGCCTGTGGCGCTGCATGCCTGCGGCGACCTGCACATTCAGTTGATGGAGCTGGCCAGCCAGACGGGCTGTCGGCGTATGGCGATTGCGCCGTGCTGCTATAACCGCACCCGGCACGACCTTTATCAGGCGCTATCCAGCGATGGCAAGGCGTCCGGCCTGAAGCTGTCGCGAGACGAGCTGGGTCTGCCGCTCAGTGAAACCGTGACGGCTGGCGCACGCGTACGCCGTCAACGCGACATCTCGATGGCCCGCCGCCTGGGCTTCGACCTGCTGCAGCGCCGCCTGCGCGGCATCAATGACTACTTGCCCACACCCTCACTGCCGACATCCTGGCTGGATGCGTCCTACGCGGACTACTGCAATCACCTGGCAAAACTCAAGCATCTGCCTGCACCGGGTCAACAGGACTGGGCCGCCCTGGAAACCGCTGGCTGGAAGAGACTCGCCGAAGTGCGCAATCTGGAACTGGTCCGCGATCTGTTTCGGCGTCCGCTGGAGATGTGGCTGGTGCTGGACAGGGCGATGTATGTGCGTGAGCAAGGTTACAGCGTGAGCGTTGGCACTTTCTGTGACAGCCGGATTACACCGCGCAACCTGCTGATTCTGGCTCGAAAATCGTGA
- a CDS encoding ABC transporter permease, with amino-acid sequence MNWEVIIKWLPRLAQGATLTLELVAIAVIAGLILAIPMGIARASRHWPVRALPYAYIFFFRGTPLLVQLFLVYYGLAQFESVRQSALWPYLRDPFWCAVVTMTLHTAAYIAEILRGAMQAVPPGEVEAARALGMSKWKALFYIVLPRAARIGLPAYSNEVILMLKASALASTVTLLELTGMARTIIARTYLPVEIFFAAGMFYLVMTFVLVQGFRLLEKLLRVDASQGR; translated from the coding sequence ATGAACTGGGAAGTCATCATCAAGTGGCTGCCACGCTTGGCACAGGGCGCGACCCTGACCCTGGAGCTGGTGGCGATTGCTGTCATCGCCGGGCTGATCCTTGCCATCCCGATGGGCATCGCCCGCGCATCGCGTCATTGGCCGGTGCGCGCCCTGCCCTACGCCTACATCTTTTTCTTCCGTGGCACACCGCTGCTGGTGCAACTGTTTCTGGTCTATTACGGGCTGGCGCAGTTCGAGTCGGTGCGCCAGAGTGCGTTGTGGCCGTACCTGCGTGACCCGTTCTGGTGTGCCGTGGTGACCATGACCCTGCACACCGCCGCCTACATCGCCGAGATCCTGCGTGGCGCCATGCAGGCGGTGCCGCCAGGCGAGGTCGAAGCGGCACGGGCGCTGGGCATGTCGAAATGGAAGGCGCTGTTCTACATCGTCCTGCCACGCGCGGCACGCATCGGTCTGCCGGCCTACAGCAACGAAGTCATTCTGATGCTCAAGGCCAGTGCGCTGGCCAGCACCGTCACCCTGCTGGAACTGACCGGCATGGCGCGCACGATCATCGCCCGCACCTACCTGCCGGTGGAAATCTTCTTCGCCGCCGGCATGTTCTACCTGGTCATGACCTTCGTGCTGGTGCAGGGCTTCCGGCTGCTGGAAAAACTATTGCGTGTAGACGCCAGCCAGGGTCGCTGA
- a CDS encoding ABC transporter permease codes for MNIDLHGFGPALAAGALMTVQLALSALCLGLILGLLGALAKTSPYKPLQWLGSTYSTLVRGIPELLWVLLIYFGTVNGMRALGKLFDIPDLALSAFAAGVIALGICFGAYATEVFRGAILAIPKGHREAGLALGMSRSRILFKLVLPQMWRIALPGLGNLFMILMKDTALVSVIGLEEIMRHAQIAVGFTKQAFTFYMVAAFMYLGLTVLAMAGMYFLEKRASRGFLRSAS; via the coding sequence ATGAACATTGATCTCCACGGATTCGGCCCGGCCCTTGCGGCTGGCGCGCTGATGACGGTCCAGCTTGCACTCTCGGCCCTGTGCCTGGGGCTGATACTCGGACTGCTCGGCGCCTTGGCCAAGACCTCGCCCTACAAGCCGCTGCAATGGCTGGGCAGTACCTACTCGACCCTGGTGCGCGGCATTCCAGAACTGCTTTGGGTGCTGCTGATTTACTTCGGCACCGTCAACGGCATGCGCGCCTTGGGCAAACTGTTCGACATTCCCGACCTGGCCCTGAGCGCCTTCGCTGCCGGGGTCATCGCCCTGGGCATTTGCTTTGGCGCCTACGCGACCGAAGTGTTTCGCGGCGCGATTCTGGCCATCCCCAAAGGCCACCGCGAAGCCGGGCTGGCGCTGGGCATGTCACGCTCGCGCATCCTCTTCAAACTGGTCCTGCCGCAGATGTGGCGCATCGCCCTGCCCGGCCTGGGCAACCTGTTCATGATTCTGATGAAAGACACCGCGCTGGTCTCGGTGATCGGCCTGGAAGAAATCATGCGCCACGCGCAGATCGCCGTGGGCTTCACCAAGCAAGCGTTCACCTTCTACATGGTCGCGGCCTTCATGTACCTGGGCCTGACCGTGCTGGCCATGGCCGGCATGTACTTCCTTGAAAAACGCGCCAGTCGCGGCTTTCTGAGGAGTGCGTCATGA
- a CDS encoding ABC transporter substrate-binding protein, translated as MQSYKKILLIAAATLAFSGSAFAEKMKMGIEGAYPPFNNKDASGQVVGFDYEIGQALCAKMKVECEAVTSDWDGIIPALMASKFDFLISSLSITEERQQVVDFTNPYYSNKLQFIAPKTSSIDVSSIEKAKESLAGKSVGAQRSTLAATWLEDKLEIMDPKLYDTQENAFLDLSSGRVDAMLADKYVSFEWLKSEAGQNFEFKGEPVVENDKIGIAVRKGDDALRERLNVALKEIIADGTYKKINDKYFPFSIL; from the coding sequence ATGCAGTCGTACAAAAAGATCTTGCTGATCGCAGCGGCCACCCTTGCCTTCAGCGGCAGTGCCTTTGCTGAAAAAATGAAAATGGGCATCGAAGGTGCTTACCCGCCGTTCAACAACAAGGACGCGAGTGGCCAGGTGGTGGGCTTCGACTATGAAATCGGCCAGGCCCTGTGCGCCAAGATGAAGGTCGAGTGCGAAGCGGTGACGTCCGACTGGGACGGCATCATCCCGGCGTTGATGGCCAGCAAGTTCGACTTCCTGATCTCGTCGCTGTCGATCACCGAAGAGCGCCAGCAGGTGGTCGATTTCACCAACCCGTATTACTCGAACAAGCTGCAATTCATCGCGCCGAAAACCTCCTCGATTGACGTATCGAGCATTGAAAAGGCCAAAGAGAGCCTTGCCGGCAAGTCGGTGGGTGCACAACGCTCGACACTGGCCGCCACCTGGCTGGAAGACAAGCTCGAGATCATGGACCCCAAACTCTATGACACTCAGGAAAACGCCTTCCTCGACCTGTCCTCCGGTCGCGTCGACGCCATGCTGGCCGACAAATACGTCAGCTTCGAGTGGCTGAAAAGCGAAGCGGGTCAGAACTTCGAGTTCAAGGGCGAGCCTGTCGTGGAAAACGACAAGATCGGCATCGCCGTGCGCAAGGGTGACGATGCCTTGCGCGAACGCCTGAACGTTGCCCTGAAAGAAATCATCGCTGACGGCACCTACAAGAAGATCAACGACAAGTATTTCCCTTTCAGCATCCTCTGA
- a CDS encoding ABC transporter ATP-binding protein: MAEATPALEIRNLHKRYDQLEVLKGISLTARDGDVISILGSSGSGKSTLLRCINLLENPHQGQILVAGEELKLKAARNGDLIAADNRQINRLRSQIGFVFQNFNLWPHMSVLDNIIEAPRRVLGQSKAEAIAVAEELLAKVGIADKRHAYPAQLSGGQQQRAAIARTLAMQPKVILFDEPTSALDPEMVQEVLGVIRALAEEGRTMLLVTHEMNFARQVSSEVVFLHQGMVEEQGTPQQVFENPLSARCKQFMSSHR, translated from the coding sequence ATGGCCGAGGCCACGCCCGCCCTGGAAATCCGCAACCTGCACAAGCGCTACGATCAGCTGGAGGTGCTCAAAGGCATCTCGCTGACGGCTCGTGACGGCGACGTCATATCGATCCTCGGCTCCTCCGGTTCCGGCAAGTCCACTCTGCTGCGCTGCATCAACCTGCTGGAGAACCCGCATCAGGGCCAGATCCTGGTGGCCGGCGAAGAGTTGAAGCTCAAGGCTGCGCGCAACGGCGACCTGATTGCCGCCGATAACCGGCAGATCAATCGCCTGCGCAGCCAGATCGGCTTCGTGTTCCAGAATTTCAACCTGTGGCCGCACATGAGCGTGCTCGATAACATCATAGAAGCCCCGCGTCGCGTCCTCGGTCAGAGCAAGGCCGAAGCCATCGCGGTGGCTGAAGAGCTGCTGGCCAAGGTAGGTATCGCCGACAAGCGCCATGCCTACCCCGCACAACTTTCCGGCGGACAGCAGCAACGCGCCGCCATTGCGCGTACGCTGGCCATGCAGCCAAAGGTTATCCTGTTCGACGAGCCGACCTCGGCCCTCGACCCGGAGATGGTTCAGGAAGTACTCGGCGTCATCCGCGCACTGGCTGAAGAAGGTCGGACCATGCTGCTGGTGACCCACGAAATGAATTTTGCACGTCAGGTATCAAGTGAAGTGGTGTTTTTGCATCAGGGAATGGTCGAAGAACAGGGCACACCGCAGCAAGTATTCGAAAACCCGCTGTCGGCAAGGTGCAAACAATTCATGTCGAGTCACCGCTAA
- the gabP gene encoding GABA permease, with amino-acid sequence MSSTANSSELEQGLKPRHITMLSIAGVIGAGLFVGSGHAIAEAGPAVLLAYAAAGTLVVLVMRMLAEMAVASPDTGSFSTYADRAIGHWAGFTIGWLYWWFWVLVIPLEANAAATILHAWFPNIAIWMFTLVITLLLTATNLFSVKNYGEFEFWFALIKVVAIIAFVVLGVAAIFGLLPTSNVSGVSHLFDSGGFLPNGMGAVLAAMLTTMFSFMGTEIVTIAAAESKNPGKQITKATNSVIWRIFLFYLVSIFIVVSLVPWNDPRLAEVGSYQTVLDAMGIPNAKLIVDLVVLVAVTSCLNSALYTASRMLFSLGKRGDAPALSKRTSKGGTPHWAVIMSTAAAFLTVFANYIAPAAVFDFLLASSGAIALLVYLVIAVSQLRMRQKRIAAREAIDFKMWLFPWLTWAVIAFIVAVLTIMLLQEEHRLEIIATGVLSLLVISAGLIVSRRRKAGRVGAAALG; translated from the coding sequence ATGAGCAGTACCGCTAACTCTTCCGAGCTCGAACAAGGGCTGAAACCTCGACACATTACGATGCTGTCGATTGCTGGCGTGATTGGCGCCGGGTTGTTCGTCGGCTCCGGCCACGCGATTGCCGAAGCCGGGCCTGCCGTGCTGCTGGCGTATGCCGCTGCGGGTACGCTGGTGGTGCTGGTGATGCGTATGCTGGCCGAAATGGCCGTTGCCTCGCCGGACACCGGTTCGTTTTCAACCTATGCCGACCGCGCTATCGGTCACTGGGCCGGGTTCACCATCGGCTGGCTGTACTGGTGGTTCTGGGTGCTGGTCATCCCGCTGGAGGCCAACGCTGCTGCAACTATCCTTCACGCCTGGTTCCCCAACATCGCGATCTGGATGTTCACGCTGGTCATCACTTTGCTGCTGACGGCGACCAACCTGTTCAGCGTAAAGAACTACGGTGAATTCGAGTTCTGGTTCGCGCTGATCAAGGTCGTGGCGATTATCGCCTTCGTGGTGCTGGGTGTTGCGGCGATCTTCGGTCTGCTGCCCACCAGCAACGTCAGCGGTGTCAGCCATCTGTTCGACTCCGGCGGCTTCCTGCCAAACGGTATGGGTGCGGTGCTGGCAGCAATGCTGACCACCATGTTCTCGTTCATGGGCACCGAGATCGTAACCATCGCAGCGGCCGAGTCCAAGAACCCTGGCAAGCAGATCACCAAGGCCACCAACTCGGTGATCTGGCGGATCTTCCTGTTCTATCTGGTTTCGATCTTCATCGTTGTGTCGCTGGTGCCGTGGAACGACCCGCGCCTGGCCGAAGTGGGCTCGTATCAGACTGTGCTCGATGCAATGGGCATTCCGAACGCCAAGCTGATTGTCGACCTGGTGGTCCTGGTCGCTGTGACCAGTTGCCTGAACTCGGCCCTGTACACCGCTTCGCGCATGTTGTTCTCGCTGGGCAAGCGCGGCGATGCTCCGGCGCTGTCCAAACGCACCAGCAAGGGCGGTACGCCTCACTGGGCGGTGATCATGTCGACTGCGGCGGCGTTCCTGACCGTGTTCGCCAACTACATTGCGCCTGCGGCCGTGTTTGACTTCCTGCTCGCCAGCTCCGGTGCCATCGCACTGCTGGTGTACTTGGTAATCGCAGTGTCGCAACTGCGTATGCGCCAGAAGCGCATTGCTGCGCGCGAGGCCATCGACTTCAAGATGTGGTTGTTCCCATGGCTGACCTGGGCCGTGATCGCGTTCATCGTCGCGGTGCTGACCATCATGCTGCTGCAGGAAGAGCATCGCCTCGAAATCATCGCCACCGGCGTGCTCAGCCTGTTGGTGATCAGCGCTGGCCTGATCGTATCGCGTCGCCGCAAGGCCGGTCGCGTAGGCGCTGCTGCGCTGGGTTGA
- a CDS encoding methyl-accepting chemotaxis protein has protein sequence MAEQGTLVIQDTAREMRQISENIGASAKLVSQLGDRSEQITAIVNTIRGIADQTNLLALNAAIEAARAGDQGRGFAVVADEVRQLAGRTSGSTTEIAEMIGKILAETREAVASMDATQEGAIRGVTLADQAGQVIVQIRDGASDAVEAVSMFANRMDEAEAFAKPGKR, from the coding sequence GTGGCCGAACAGGGAACCCTGGTCATTCAGGACACGGCGCGGGAGATGCGTCAGATCTCCGAAAACATCGGTGCATCGGCGAAGCTGGTGAGTCAGCTGGGCGATCGCTCCGAGCAGATCACCGCCATCGTCAACACCATTCGTGGCATTGCCGATCAGACCAACCTGCTGGCGCTCAACGCAGCCATCGAAGCGGCACGGGCGGGCGATCAGGGCCGCGGATTTGCCGTGGTGGCCGACGAAGTCAGGCAACTGGCGGGACGTACCAGTGGCTCGACCACCGAAATTGCCGAAATGATTGGCAAGATCCTCGCCGAAACACGCGAAGCCGTGGCGAGCATGGACGCCACGCAGGAAGGAGCCATTCGCGGTGTGACACTGGCAGATCAGGCTGGGCAGGTCATTGTGCAGATCCGCGATGGCGCAAGCGATGCGGTCGAAGCCGTTAGCATGTTCGCCAACCGCATGGATGAAGCCGAAGCGTTCGCAAAGCCGGGTAAGCGGTGA
- a CDS encoding lipoprotein translates to MLKLTASALILAATLGLAACDSKSEQKAQDAQAHQEKSQEKMESAQDKVNEAAKENTEAAKDKAESKEAAAEESKTFVPTSEVTNTIQPEKK, encoded by the coding sequence GTGCTCAAGTTAACCGCCTCCGCCCTCATCCTCGCCGCCACTCTGGGTCTGGCTGCCTGCGACAGCAAATCCGAACAGAAGGCACAGGACGCTCAGGCGCATCAGGAGAAATCCCAGGAGAAGATGGAGTCTGCTCAGGACAAAGTGAACGAAGCGGCCAAAGAGAACACCGAAGCGGCCAAGGATAAAGCCGAGTCCAAGGAAGCGGCTGCTGAAGAGTCGAAGACCTTCGTGCCGACGTCCGAAGTGACCAACACCATTCAGCCTGAAAAAAAGTAA
- a CDS encoding DUF6932 family protein, with the protein MKLIPLWDHQGVIPPINERNPTSFERAPYPTDVKRLIDRFSTTLERCEVLEGFLSHRSEIHRMGIVSGIQWLNGSFMENVEMLEGRPPNDMDVVTFADVSAAIQQSLTADDVQKLTDTEWIKTSYRVDFYINLLSDPPETLIELAAYWYSMWSHRRSQQWKGFLSVKLDPLHDQAAADLLGIRKRELQNE; encoded by the coding sequence GTGAAGTTGATACCACTATGGGATCATCAGGGGGTAATTCCGCCGATCAACGAGCGGAATCCAACATCTTTTGAGCGAGCGCCCTATCCGACAGACGTAAAGCGGTTGATTGATCGCTTCTCGACTACCTTAGAAAGATGCGAGGTGCTTGAGGGCTTCCTGTCTCATCGATCTGAAATCCATCGCATGGGTATCGTTTCGGGCATTCAGTGGCTTAACGGCAGCTTCATGGAGAACGTGGAGATGCTGGAGGGCCGTCCGCCCAATGATATGGATGTTGTAACATTCGCCGATGTGTCAGCCGCCATTCAGCAATCATTGACCGCTGATGATGTTCAAAAGCTGACAGACACAGAATGGATCAAGACATCGTATAGAGTCGATTTTTATATAAATCTGCTCTCTGACCCACCCGAAACACTCATTGAGCTTGCGGCGTACTGGTACAGTATGTGGTCGCACAGAAGATCTCAGCAATGGAAAGGATTTCTGAGCGTGAAACTCGATCCATTGCATGACCAAGCTGCGGCCGACCTTTTGGGGATTCGAAAGCGGGAGCTCCAGAATGAATAG
- a CDS encoding oxidative damage protection protein gives MTRTVMCRKYKEELPGLERAPYPGAKGEDIFNHVSQKAWADWQKHQTLLINERRLNMMNAEDRKFLQTEMDKFLSGEEYAQAEGYVPPEK, from the coding sequence ATGACCCGCACCGTAATGTGCCGCAAATACAAAGAAGAACTGCCCGGCCTGGAACGCGCCCCGTATCCGGGTGCCAAGGGCGAAGACATCTTCAACCACGTCTCGCAGAAAGCCTGGGCCGACTGGCAGAAACACCAGACCCTGCTGATCAACGAGCGTCGCCTGAACATGATGAACGCCGAAGACCGCAAATTCCTCCAGACCGAGATGGACAAGTTTCTCTCGGGCGAGGAATACGCCCAGGCCGAAGGCTACGTTCCCCCCGAAAAATAA
- the mutY gene encoding A/G-specific adenine glycosylase, with the protein MQPEQFSSAVLDWYDRHGRHDLPWQQDITPYRVWVSEIMLQQTQVSTVLSYFDRFMEALPSVQALAEAPEDEVLHLWTGLGYYTRARNLQKTAKIVVADHGGEFPRDVEKLILLPGIGLSTAGAIASLSMGIRAPILDGNVKRVLARFTAQEGYPGEPKVAKQLWATAERFTPHSRVNNYTQAMMDLGATLCTRSKPSCLLCPLERSCEAHMLGLETRYPIPKPRKTVPQKRTLMPMLANEDGAILLYRRPSSGLWGGLWSLPELDDFDDLQHLATQHALQLGEHHELPGLIHTFSHFQLSIEPWLVKVRESADHVAEADWLWYNLATPPRLGLAAPVKKLLKRAADVLNAGESS; encoded by the coding sequence ATGCAACCCGAACAATTCTCCAGCGCCGTGCTGGACTGGTACGACCGTCATGGCCGACATGACCTGCCCTGGCAACAAGACATCACGCCGTACCGGGTCTGGGTATCGGAAATCATGCTGCAGCAGACCCAGGTCAGCACCGTTCTGAGCTATTTCGACCGCTTCATGGAGGCCCTGCCGAGCGTGCAGGCGCTGGCGGAAGCGCCCGAGGACGAAGTGCTGCACCTATGGACCGGGCTGGGTTACTACACCCGCGCTCGCAACCTGCAGAAGACGGCAAAAATCGTCGTCGCCGATCATGGCGGCGAGTTTCCCCGCGATGTCGAAAAACTCATCCTGCTGCCCGGCATCGGCCTGTCCACCGCAGGCGCGATTGCCAGCCTGAGCATGGGCATTCGCGCGCCGATCCTCGATGGCAACGTCAAACGCGTGCTGGCACGCTTCACCGCGCAAGAGGGCTACCCTGGCGAACCGAAGGTGGCCAAACAGCTGTGGGCCACCGCTGAACGCTTCACGCCGCACAGCCGGGTCAACAACTACACCCAGGCGATGATGGACCTGGGAGCCACACTCTGCACCCGCAGCAAACCCAGCTGCCTGCTCTGCCCGCTGGAGCGCAGTTGTGAGGCGCACATGCTGGGCCTGGAAACGCGCTACCCGATCCCCAAGCCGCGCAAGACCGTGCCGCAGAAACGCACGCTCATGCCGATGCTCGCCAACGAAGACGGCGCGATCCTGCTTTATCGTCGCCCTTCCAGCGGCTTGTGGGGCGGCCTGTGGAGCCTGCCGGAACTGGATGACTTCGATGACCTTCAGCACCTGGCCACGCAACACGCGCTGCAACTGGGCGAGCACCATGAACTGCCGGGACTTATCCACACCTTCAGCCACTTCCAGTTGAGCATCGAACCCTGGCTGGTCAAGGTCCGCGAGTCCGCCGATCACGTGGCCGAGGCCGACTGGCTCTGGTATAACCTCGCCACCCCGCCACGCCTGGGCCTTGCTGCCCCGGTGAAAAAGCTGCTCAAACGCGCAGCCGACGTATTGAACGCAGGAGAGTCGTCATGA